Within Eggerthella sp. YY7918, the genomic segment CGGCAGGGTCCCCGATTCTTGCTGAAGAAAACATCACCGACACCATCTCGCTTCCCACTGACATTGTGGGAGATGCACCGTCGTTTCTTCTGTCTGTTCGTGGTGAGAGCATGATTGAAGCAGGCATCAACGATGGCGACTACGTTGTCGTGAAGGAGCAGCCTGTTGCCAACAACGGAGATATCGTAGTGGCTATCATTGACGATGGCGCTACCGTTAAGCGCTTTTATAAAGAACAGGACCACATTCGTCTGCAACCCGAAAACTCGACCATGGCTCCTATTCTTACGACCGACTGCGCCATTGCCGGTAAAGTGGTCGCGGTATTCCGGAGGCTGTAACTCCTGAAAGAAGCACTTGTTTTTGCTTGTAGAATAGAACGCGTACCGAGGGCCCACATGAGTAGATGTGGGCCCTCTTTTTACTCAGCTTCGTGTTCGGATTCCACCAAAAACGGGCGAAAGAGGCCCGCATAGGAGGCTCCGGCGAGCATAACAATATGGGTACCCGCCTCTTCGTGCGACTCGGAAAGAATATGACAGCGTTCATGTGCGATCGAAACCAGGTCCCCGCGGTCATAGGGGATGAGCACATCGAGATGCGCATCATGTGCCGAGGCCACACGTGCAATGTGCTCAACAAGAATCGGTATTCCCTCCCCTGTTGCAGCGGAGACGAATTGCGCCTGAGTGTGGCGAGCGCGCAAAGCATTGCGATGTTCTTCATCAAGCAAATCGCACTTGTTAAAAACCAGCACACGTTTAATCTTCTGAGCCTCTATCTGGCCCAAGATGTCATCGACAGCAGCAATCTGTTCCTCGTACTCGTCAGATGATGCATCGACAATATGAAGAATAAGATCGGCGCCGGTAATCTCATCCAGAGTGGATTTGAATGCTTCAACAAGTGTGGTGGGTAGCTTCTGAATAAAGCCAACCGTATCGGTAAGGGTAATCTCGCGGCCCTCGGGCAGCTCGAATTTGCGCGTGGTTGAATCGAGGGTGGCGAACAGTTTGTCGTAGGCCAATACTTCGGCATTCGTTAGTCGGTTGAGCAGACTTG encodes:
- the lexA gene encoding transcriptional repressor LexA, which encodes MAEKVTKRQQAVLDCIEECIKEKGYGPTVREVCQSLGLSSPSTVHVHLKALEDKGLIKRDPLKSRSIALTYPLDDTTSASNVIRPSFSKVVDVPLVGNVAAGSPILAEENITDTISLPTDIVGDAPSFLLSVRGESMIEAGINDGDYVVVKEQPVANNGDIVVAIIDDGATVKRFYKEQDHIRLQPENSTMAPILTTDCAIAGKVVAVFRRL